The following proteins come from a genomic window of Thermodesulfobacteriota bacterium:
- a CDS encoding RDD family protein translates to MRNNRHLIHRTVPGAVLAIIMSLALSSCGGGSPEAALEQMREAACRGDVDAFMSHIDKEEYLRNQRRKAVENAIKRQSGNGLAVKLATHIIGQLYIYGINPFQDEATSSESKSIDARFMEIFAREVGYGESSGFCNFTISGIDSRSSKVTIKFPHADTKQHLYFENSFGSWKMVDLTLDSSGEDKSTGTATPPGDTSAGHYFEEGVPAARPWVRLIARTTDYWIVGIFLFTVMAIIDYDFLTLISSNRVTDTLFGMVGIFIWVFIEPFFLSRFGTTPGKYVLGTYVLNEDKSLLSYKSALNRSIGVWFNGEGLGIPILSLVTNYIAYDRLKNNGITNWDKAGNFLVIHKKIKFSFSLLILAIFWSLILLYLLNTLMKLLILIFLT, encoded by the coding sequence ATGAGGAATAACAGACACCTTATACATAGAACAGTCCCGGGTGCGGTGCTGGCAATAATCATGTCCCTCGCCCTCTCGTCGTGCGGGGGCGGCTCGCCCGAGGCGGCGCTCGAACAGATGCGCGAAGCAGCCTGCCGGGGCGACGTCGATGCATTCATGTCGCATATCGACAAGGAAGAATATCTTCGCAATCAGCGCAGGAAAGCCGTCGAGAATGCTATAAAACGGCAGAGCGGGAACGGCCTCGCGGTAAAGCTCGCCACCCACATAATCGGACAGCTCTACATCTACGGCATCAACCCGTTCCAGGACGAGGCTACCTCATCCGAAAGTAAAAGCATCGACGCCCGCTTTATGGAAATATTCGCAAGAGAAGTCGGGTACGGCGAATCGAGCGGATTCTGCAACTTTACAATATCCGGCATCGACAGCCGGTCCAGCAAGGTAACCATAAAATTCCCCCATGCCGATACCAAGCAGCATCTCTATTTCGAAAACAGTTTTGGGAGCTGGAAAATGGTAGACCTCACCCTCGATAGTAGCGGGGAAGATAAATCCACAGGTACGGCTACACCGCCTGGCGACACATCCGCCGGGCACTATTTCGAGGAAGGAGTCCCGGCCGCCCGCCCGTGGGTGAGGCTCATAGCAAGGACCACCGATTACTGGATAGTCGGTATTTTTCTATTTACCGTTATGGCAATAATAGATTACGACTTCCTTACCTTGATTTCTTCGAACAGGGTCACAGATACTCTATTTGGCATGGTTGGAATATTCATTTGGGTTTTTATCGAGCCATTCTTTTTGAGCAGGTTTGGCACTACACCGGGCAAGTACGTGCTTGGAACTTATGTTCTGAATGAAGACAAATCCCTCCTTTCCTACAAATCCGCTTTGAACCGTAGCATCGGTGTTTGGTTTAACGGTGAGGGCTTGGGCATACCGATACTGAGTCTTGTGACTAACTATATTGCATACGACCGGTTGAAAAATAATGGAATTACCAATTGGGACAAAGCCGGAAATTTCCTTGTAATCCATAAAAAAATCAAATTCTCTTTCTCGTTGTTGATTCTGGCAATATTCTGGTCACTTATCTTACTTTATCTGTTAAACACGCTGATGAAGCTACTCATTCTTATCTTTCTCACTTAA
- a CDS encoding ORF6N domain-containing protein, whose amino-acid sequence MTDTKHAPKTLDDVRTLIHTLRGQRVVLDADLAVLYGVETGALNQAVKRNIERFPEDFMFQLSKDEHDNLISQTVISSWGGRRNLPYAFTEQGVAMLSSVLRSKRAIEVNIAIMRAFVQIRQLGAQYKELAALVEKIDKRSIRNSEDIEVVIRTLKEIMSPKAPTGKRRIGF is encoded by the coding sequence ATGACAGACACGAAACACGCCCCAAAAACTCTCGACGACGTTCGCACCCTCATCCACACCCTCCGCGGGCAGCGTGTCGTGCTCGACGCAGACCTCGCCGTGCTTTACGGCGTCGAGACAGGCGCGCTCAACCAGGCCGTCAAAAGGAACATCGAGCGCTTCCCCGAGGACTTCATGTTCCAGTTAAGCAAGGACGAGCATGACAACTTGATATCACAAACTGTGATCTCAAGCTGGGGCGGCAGAAGGAACCTCCCCTACGCCTTCACGGAACAGGGCGTCGCCATGCTCTCGAGCGTGCTCCGAAGCAAGCGCGCGATCGAGGTGAACATTGCCATTATGCGCGCGTTCGTCCAGATAAGACAGCTCGGCGCGCAGTATAAAGAGCTCGCCGCCCTCGTCGAGAAGATAGACAAACGCAGTATCAGGAACTCCGAGGACATCGAGGTCGTAATCAGGACGCTCAAGGAAATAATGTCGCCCAAAGCCCCGACGGGCAAACGGAGGATCGGATTCTAA
- a CDS encoding S24 family peptidase, translated as MNQNNEIGKRLKLLREALDLNQEDFGKGIGKSLNTVLSWESGRTRPPDPFLKVIEKIYNVSPRWLRRGLGDMFMPDLGSVFGGDQLVEVKIWELAGAGNPLASPDADPIEKITLPSRIVRKYTNGFRVEGDSMYPTIVNGAYVGFDPDDKKVVSNGIYCLHLPYEGYVVKRLEIKPNEVIVKSDNKMVGDYSVSVGDMDPNLIVGRVRWVFQNV; from the coding sequence TTGAATCAGAACAATGAAATCGGTAAGCGGCTAAAGCTCTTGAGAGAGGCGCTCGACCTCAACCAGGAGGACTTCGGCAAGGGGATAGGAAAATCGCTCAACACGGTCCTGAGCTGGGAATCCGGGCGGACGCGCCCGCCGGACCCGTTCCTTAAAGTAATAGAGAAGATCTACAACGTAAGCCCGAGATGGCTCAGGCGCGGCCTCGGGGATATGTTCATGCCCGACCTGGGTTCCGTCTTCGGCGGCGACCAGCTCGTCGAGGTGAAGATATGGGAGCTCGCCGGCGCCGGCAATCCGCTCGCCTCGCCCGACGCCGACCCTATAGAGAAGATAACCCTCCCCTCGCGCATCGTGCGGAAGTACACGAACGGCTTCCGCGTCGAGGGCGACAGCATGTACCCGACGATAGTCAACGGGGCCTACGTCGGCTTCGACCCCGACGATAAAAAGGTCGTCAGCAACGGCATCTACTGCCTCCACCTCCCCTACGAGGGCTACGTCGTAAAGCGCCTCGAGATCAAGCCGAACGAGGTGATCGTCAAGAGCGACAACAAAATGGTGGGGGACTACTCCGTCTCGGTGGGAGACATGGACCCGAACCTCATCGTCGGCCGCGTAAGGTGGGTTTTCCAGAATGTGTAG
- a CDS encoding macro domain-containing protein, with product MTIKPQILVGDIFKSDAQTLVNTVNCVGVMGKGLALEFKKRFPDMYQDYVEQCKLGKVKLGKPYIFKRLIKPWILLFPTKDHWRSVSKLSDIEEGLNYLEKHYKNWGIVSLAVPPLGCGLGELNWEIVGPTLYRHLKKLEIPVQLYAPHGTPKGQLEPEFLEQPSDSQLIEQKNTPKNRIESGFISIIEVLNRIENNRYRWPIGRTMLNKLAYFATTSGLNTGLDFKRGSFGPFAPNLKSKLTKLVNNGLVKEDKKGSMFIVKVGDTYPDARKIQNYRKEIESKQETINKLADLFSRIQNTTQAEIAATVHFAYLELKEKKSQKPSEDEILNEVMEWKKRRRVPLDKEDVTNTIRNLAILDWLDIRPGKMSEEEMKSESQLN from the coding sequence ATGACTATTAAACCCCAAATCTTGGTTGGCGATATTTTCAAATCAGATGCCCAAACCCTTGTCAATACTGTGAACTGTGTCGGGGTTATGGGAAAAGGTCTTGCTCTGGAATTTAAGAAAAGATTCCCCGATATGTATCAGGACTATGTGGAACAATGCAAATTGGGAAAGGTCAAACTCGGGAAACCTTACATATTTAAGAGGCTGATCAAACCATGGATTCTATTATTCCCGACAAAAGATCATTGGCGTTCAGTTTCTAAGCTCTCAGACATTGAAGAGGGTTTAAATTATCTTGAAAAGCACTACAAGAATTGGGGTATCGTTTCATTAGCCGTTCCTCCTCTCGGCTGTGGCTTAGGTGAATTGAACTGGGAAATTGTTGGTCCTACACTATATCGCCACCTCAAAAAATTGGAGATACCGGTTCAATTGTATGCGCCACATGGAACCCCAAAAGGACAATTAGAGCCTGAATTTCTTGAGCAGCCGAGTGATTCACAACTAATTGAACAAAAAAATACGCCTAAGAACCGGATTGAATCCGGATTCATTTCAATTATTGAAGTTCTCAACAGAATTGAAAACAACAGATATCGCTGGCCGATAGGTAGAACCATGCTGAATAAGCTTGCTTACTTCGCCACAACCAGTGGATTGAATACAGGGTTAGACTTCAAAAGAGGCAGTTTCGGACCTTTTGCACCGAACCTGAAATCTAAACTGACGAAACTGGTTAATAATGGCCTGGTGAAAGAAGATAAGAAAGGCTCCATGTTCATTGTTAAAGTAGGTGACACATATCCAGACGCACGAAAAATCCAAAATTATAGAAAAGAAATCGAGTCGAAACAAGAAACCATAAATAAACTTGCCGATCTGTTCAGTAGAATACAAAATACAACACAGGCGGAAATAGCTGCGACTGTTCATTTCGCATATCTAGAGCTTAAAGAAAAAAAATCTCAAAAGCCCTCAGAAGACGAAATATTAAATGAAGTTATGGAATGGAAGAAACGTCGTAGGGTTCCTCTGGACAAAGAAGACGTCACTAACACCATTCGAAATCTGGCTATACTTGATTGGCTCGATATACGTCCAGGCAAAATGTCTGAAGAAGAAATGAAATCCGAGTCACAGCTTAACTGA
- a CDS encoding cupin domain-containing protein: MVPVVDSTKLKRAEVWGEGDSAVHWAGAFAVYGGHGTTQSSTIVYEIEPGHRLGWHTDATEETQYIIAGKGKLFLEDGTTHDVGPGSVFVLPTGLKHDLANAGTETLRAVAFFAAAMFTQTFDDVMMPPKSHVLGTPNREG; encoded by the coding sequence ATGGTTCCGGTAGTAGATTCCACGAAGTTAAAGAGAGCGGAAGTCTGGGGGGAGGGCGATTCCGCCGTCCACTGGGCGGGGGCGTTCGCCGTTTACGGCGGGCACGGCACGACGCAGTCGTCCACCATAGTGTACGAGATCGAGCCGGGGCACAGGCTCGGATGGCACACGGACGCAACCGAGGAGACGCAGTACATCATAGCGGGGAAGGGGAAGCTCTTCCTCGAGGACGGCACGACGCACGACGTCGGCCCGGGGAGCGTGTTCGTTCTGCCGACGGGGCTTAAGCACGACCTCGCGAACGCGGGCACGGAGACTCTCCGGGCGGTGGCATTCTTCGCGGCGGCGATGTTCACACAGACCTTCGACGACGTGATGATGCCGCCGAAGTCGCATGTGCTGGGGACGCCGAATAGGGAGGGGTAG
- a CDS encoding GFA family protein has translation MSQKIVYTGACFCGAVEIKAEGEPILMGYCHCDSCRRWSAAPVNAFALWNTGEVHVTMGVRNIRTYNKTADTSANRARRAAATSTWSTPRSGLIDIRPAVIRRLPFKPEIHIFYAESVLKIDDGLPKFDGMPDENKPKR, from the coding sequence GTGAGCCAAAAGATCGTTTATACCGGGGCCTGCTTCTGCGGGGCGGTCGAGATAAAAGCCGAGGGCGAGCCTATCCTGATGGGCTACTGCCACTGCGATTCGTGCAGGCGCTGGTCGGCCGCGCCCGTAAACGCGTTCGCGCTGTGGAACACGGGCGAAGTACACGTCACGATGGGCGTCCGCAATATCCGCACATACAACAAGACCGCGGACACTTCCGCAAATCGTGCAAGGCGTGCGGCGGCCACCTCTACATGGAGCACCCCTCGATCGGGTCTCATCGACATCCGACCCGCGGTTATCCGCCGCCTCCCGTTCAAGCCCGAGATCCACATTTTCTACGCCGAATCGGTACTGAAGATCGACGACGGGCTGCCGAAATTCGACGGCATGCCGGACGAGAACAAACCGAAGAGGTAA
- a CDS encoding RDD family protein, with product MKGKIWHYDSGNRPRGPYTESEIEGRIAEGEVTGQTLVWAHPMEEWLPAATVEPFKARFARGEPLHDDPTVPAGPGFVYVSQMQPWARYFARHLDYMTFVFVAVVVSMLTFSSIRGILTMTVGQMIIAVILLTLIWAFVEAALITAYGTTPGKYLLGIHIADSEGQKPGIAQSLRRSLRVWAMGMGMALPVVGLVMQALGYRALKRHGVAPWDRLSRTEVEHFDYHILSPIFYFFTAAALIFLAGVLGAAMGR from the coding sequence ATGAAAGGAAAAATCTGGCACTACGACAGCGGCAACAGGCCGCGCGGCCCCTACACCGAATCCGAGATCGAAGGGCGCATAGCCGAGGGCGAAGTCACCGGGCAGACGCTCGTCTGGGCGCACCCGATGGAAGAATGGCTCCCCGCTGCGACGGTAGAGCCGTTCAAGGCGCGCTTCGCCAGGGGCGAGCCCCTTCACGACGACCCTACCGTCCCCGCCGGCCCGGGCTTCGTCTACGTGAGCCAGATGCAGCCGTGGGCGCGGTACTTCGCGCGGCACCTCGACTACATGACGTTCGTCTTCGTGGCCGTCGTCGTCTCGATGCTCACGTTTTCGAGCATCCGAGGGATCCTGACGATGACCGTCGGCCAGATGATTATCGCCGTCATTCTACTAACGTTGATATGGGCCTTCGTCGAGGCCGCGCTCATAACCGCCTACGGCACGACGCCGGGCAAGTACCTTCTCGGGATTCACATCGCGGATTCGGAAGGACAAAAGCCCGGCATCGCGCAGTCCCTCCGCCGGAGCCTCCGCGTTTGGGCGATGGGCATGGGCATGGCGCTCCCGGTCGTGGGGCTCGTAATGCAGGCGCTCGGCTACAGGGCCCTCAAACGGCACGGCGTCGCCCCGTGGGACAGGCTCTCCCGCACCGAGGTCGAGCACTTCGACTACCACATCCTCTCGCCGATCTTCTACTTCTTCACGGCAGCGGCGCTAATATTCCTCGCCGGGGTCCTCGGCGCGGCAATGGGGAGGTGA